The proteins below come from a single Tissierella sp. MB52-C2 genomic window:
- a CDS encoding response regulator transcription factor — MKILLVEDDKNISEMVCDYLEGESYEVIQVYDGNEAIHKFEKDKYDAALVDLMLPSSSGLEVIKAIRATSMIPIIIITAKDSDADKAMGLNLGADDYVTKPFSIIELSARIKANIRRATKYNQTETEKNSIISIKDLEINITQYQVKRNEELLNLTHTEFEILRLLASNPGRAFSKEQLYNLIWKEPYYGNESVLNTHMNRLRNKLRTEKEDTEYIKTLWGIGYKMEED; from the coding sequence ATGAAAATTTTACTGGTTGAAGATGATAAAAATATAAGTGAAATGGTTTGTGATTATTTAGAGGGTGAATCCTATGAAGTTATACAGGTATATGATGGGAATGAAGCGATACATAAATTTGAGAAAGATAAATATGACGCGGCATTAGTAGATTTGATGCTTCCTAGCTCTAGTGGATTGGAAGTAATTAAGGCCATCCGCGCTACAAGTATGATACCGATTATTATCATTACTGCAAAAGATAGTGATGCAGATAAAGCGATGGGCTTGAATTTAGGTGCGGATGATTATGTCACAAAACCTTTTTCTATCATTGAATTATCTGCAAGAATCAAGGCAAATATCAGACGTGCTACAAAATACAACCAAACAGAAACTGAGAAAAATTCTATAATTTCAATTAAGGATTTGGAAATTAACATCACTCAATATCAGGTAAAACGAAATGAGGAACTCTTAAATCTAACTCACACAGAATTTGAGATTTTGAGACTGCTGGCATCGAATCCAGGCAGAGCATTTTCCAAGGAACAGCTCTATAATTTAATTTGGAAAGAACCTTACTACGGTAATGAAAGCGTATTGAATACTCATATGAATAGATTGCGGAATAAGCTTCGTACAGAAAAAGAGGATACGGAATATATTAAAACATTGTGGGGAATCGGATATAAGATGGAGGAAGATTAG
- a CDS encoding LysR family transcriptional regulator produces the protein MDLRQLKYFLTIAEEGQITSAAKKLNMAQPPLSQQLKLLEEELGVKLVERGSRHVKLTDAGKILMNRARQILELSNSVVKEIDDFSKGLKGTLSIGTVSSSGETLLSGRISEFRKEHSGIKFEIYEGNTFALIDLLNKGIIEVGIARTPFNALNFECKYAKAEPMIAAIPKECYWGPTGSTASVSELKDKPLIIYRRFEHLIYETCMEHGFEPEIFCKNDDARTTLLWANAGLGIAIVPKSAFELAANRNLLYKEIESEKLKTQIAAIWVKDRYISPIALKFIESFGSV, from the coding sequence ATGGATTTAAGACAATTAAAATATTTTCTTACAATTGCAGAGGAAGGTCAGATAACTTCAGCGGCTAAAAAACTTAATATGGCACAGCCGCCCCTAAGCCAGCAACTCAAGCTTTTGGAAGAGGAGCTTGGTGTAAAGCTCGTAGAACGAGGCTCACGACATGTGAAGCTTACAGATGCGGGGAAAATCTTGATGAACAGAGCACGTCAAATCTTAGAGCTATCGAATTCAGTTGTAAAGGAAATTGACGATTTCAGCAAAGGACTGAAGGGAACCTTATCAATAGGTACAGTTTCCTCCTCAGGCGAAACACTTTTAAGCGGAAGAATATCGGAATTTCGCAAGGAACATTCTGGTATTAAGTTTGAAATATATGAGGGTAATACTTTTGCACTTATTGATCTTCTAAATAAAGGTATTATAGAAGTAGGAATTGCCAGGACACCATTTAATGCCTTAAACTTTGAGTGTAAATATGCAAAGGCTGAACCTATGATAGCTGCAATACCAAAGGAATGCTATTGGGGCCCAACTGGTTCTACTGCATCAGTCAGTGAACTAAAAGATAAGCCATTAATCATTTATAGAAGGTTTGAACATTTAATTTATGAAACCTGTATGGAGCATGGATTTGAACCAGAAATATTCTGTAAAAATGATGATGCTCGAACAACTCTTTTGTGGGCAAATGCAGGACTTGGAATAGCCATAGTCCCTAAGTCTGCATTTGAACTTGCTGCTAATAGAAATCTGCTTTACAAAGAGATAGAAAGTGAAAAGCTGAAAACTCAAATAGCTGCAATATGGGTGAAAGATAGGTATATTTCTCCTATTGCATTAAAATTTATAGAAAGTTTCGGAAGCGTATAG